The nucleotide sequence AGCGCAACTCAGGAAGATTGACCAGCCGAACCGGGATTCTTTTGAGAGCCAGGGCACTCGCAACGCACTTTTAGAAAATCTGGAGAAGGAGATGGACGCCCAACAAGGCCACTGGGAAGATATGAAGCACGGCATGAGAGACTCGCTATCAACGGTCCGCACTTCACTGACAATCGATTCGCGCCCACAGTCGTTGGCAAAATCACCCCTCCTAGATGTTGCACGCGCGTCTAGAAGTATTCCATCAGAGGGCCggatgacgaggaggagcgtcGCCAGTGTCAAGTCTAGCAGATGGCAGGACCGCCTCGCTGAGGCACAGGAGGAGTATGCCGACAATGCGCCGGAGCGCCTGACTACGCGCGACATCAACTTCCTGACTCTCTCGCAGATGGGAAGCCCGACGCCACCTGACACGGATGATTCTCAAGACCAGAAGGATTACAAGTCGCTCGATGCGGAGCTCAATGAGCGGTTCACGAACGAGTCAGTTGAGGCTTACACCGCCAATCTCAATCAAGTCGCATCTCCCAAGGCTCTTTGGCGACCCGTGACACAACAAACTGCAACCCCGTCAATCTCCCTCTGGGCCCACATCCCCGCCCGATCCACCCAAGTCCAGGCGTCCCCGATCGATCAAGGGTCATCAGCTCGCACTGCACCCCGGAAGGATATCGAGCCCCTCACCATTGAGAGCCGCCAACTATGGCAGCAAAGCCGCAATGCTACCAAGCGGTCCCCGAGCGGTCTGTGGCAACCGCCCTACGTTCAGAGGCAGTCAGTCGTCACTGCCAAGACACCAGCCCCCAGCAACGTAGTAAAGGAAGAGCCTCGCGCCGCCGAGAAACCTACTCGCCCGGTTACTGTCAGGCCTCCCCGAAGGAGCCGCCGCATAACACTCCTCCCTGACATCATCGAGGACCCTCAGCCGCTCCCTGACAAGAGGGGCACTCTTGGTATCTTCCAGTTCCCCTGGGGCGAGAAATCGGATACGGGAGTCATTCAACCCCGTCAGACCATGTTCGCCATCCCAGGTACCATGGCATCCGGAGGCCCGGCCCTCAATGCTGCGCTCCAGGCCCGCTCCATGCAAATAGAAGAGACGGAATACTCGTCTTCCTTCTTTGATGATtacgaggatgaggacgatGGTGACAACATTGATGACTCTGAGGAGGAAGGCGAGAACTCTGGCGACGACTTTGACGAGACCACGCTCTGGGAGATTGCCAGTCTGCTCAAGACCGACTCTGTTCTCCCATCCAAGAACAGCCTGCTGCCGCCTCGTGATGGCCCCACCAGCTCCGTTGTTGACGACTACATGGACGAGGCTGATGACGCTCGCGAGTCCATCGTGGTCGGACTTGAGGGCATTCTGGAGGAAGATGAGGAGCTCGACACCCAATCCGCTGCTGTACCTGCGCTGTGGACCCCTGCCTTGTCCGTCCAGGAGAAGAGGGGCAGCCAGCATGGTCTCGGTGTTTCCCAGCCCGACTCGGCCACCTGGAAGAGCTACGACAACGTCTCGGAAACCATCCGCTCGCAGCCCAGGCAGTCTGAGATTGCGCCTATCGAGACCGATGAGCTCTGGTCATCTGCTGGCTCTGCTAAGAAGTCTGTTGCCGTCGCCATGTGGTCTGCTGCCGCCGTTGTTTCCCAGGTCAAGGGCAACCACGGCAAGGGCCTTCCGCAGCCTGATGCTTCCACCTGGGCCATGTATGACGCAGTCCAGGAAACCGCCAGGAGCAAACCGCGCGTTTCGGAGGAGCCCTTGGTTATCGAGAGCACCAATCTGTGGCACTCTGCTGCCCAATCAGTGAAGAAGGCTACTGCTATGTGGTCTGCTGCTGCAGTTGTTTCCCATGTCAAGGGCAACCACGGCAAGGGTGTTTCTCAGCCTGATGATGTCACCTGGAGCAAGTATGACTTTGTGCGTGAAACCTCGCGCGCAAAGCCCCGTCAAGCAGAGCCTGCCATTATTGAAAGCCAGGCTCTGTGGGTTGACTCCCCACCAGTGTCGCCCAAGGCCGAGGTTGACTGGAGCCAGGCAGGCTCTGGCGCTCTGTCCAGCCCCAAGGCATCCATAGTGGCGACCTCAGCTGTCGCTACGACAGGTGTCTGGTCCGCCTCGACCGTCGTCCCACAAACACGTGGTGACCACGGCAAAGGCCTTGCCCAGCCGAACAACTGGGAGCTGTACAGTGCTACCACCGAGACTGTCCGCACAAAGCCACGCCAATCGGAGCCTGCCATCGTCGAGAGCTCTGATCTTTGGTCTTCGTCGGCCCAGAATTCCAAGCCCGAGGTGAACTGGAGCCAAGTTGGTGTTACTGCTCAGTCTAACCCCAAGACAACCGTGGGGACATGGACTGCTGCTAGTGTCGCAACGACTATCCGTGGCGAGCACGGCAAGGGTCTTTCACAACCTGCTGATTGGCACTTGTATGATGCTGTTACAGAGACAAGCCGCGCAAAGCCCCGTCAAGCTGATCCGGCTGCCATTCAAAGCTCCTCCCTCTGGGTTTCACCTCCTCAATCCCCTCAAGCTGCAAGAGACTGGAGCACGGTTGGCTCGACCTCGACACCTCAATCGCCTGTCCCCAACGTCTCCGCCATCTCTTCCGTTTCCGCGGTGGCAACTGTCGGTGTATGGACTGCAACCACCGCCCTGAAGGCCCGAGGCGAGCACAACAAGGGCCTTCCACAGCCCGAGAACTGGCCGCTGTACGATGCCACGGCAGAAACCGCCAGGGCAAAGCCCCGCAAGGCCGAGCTTGCCGCTGTTGAGAGCACCAGCATGTGGGCTGAACCGGCTCCGGCCAAGAAGGTCACTGACTGGAGCAAAGTCTCTGTCTTCAAAGCGCCCAAGGCCCCCGAGATCCCCAAGACTAGGCCGTCGACGCCTCCACGAAAGGTGCGGTCCAGAGCCAACACCATCTCCCCCGCCCACAGCCTGCTCTCGACCCCAATGAGCACACCGCGCATCAGAACCGACAACTGGCCCCTTTGGCCTCTCTGGACACCTATGCCGCGCACGCCGATCGTCTTCCAAAACAACGGCGGTCTTTTCCATCCCCGCCCGCCGAAGCCCAACACACGTACCACTGACGAAGAGCCTGCCGCCATCGAGATGGAGCGTTACATTCGTGGCCCCGATTACAAGGAATTGGACAGGCTCGAGTCCACCAGTATGTGGACTCTGCCGGTTGTTACCCAGGGACAGGAGACCAACTGGATCAAGGCTGCGTCATCATCGAGGATGCAGAAGAAGGTTGCTACTGCGGCTCAGTGGCATCTCGAGctcaaggaggccgaggagaagaGCTATCCTTCAGAGTGGATGCCGAGGTTTTCAGCATCTATCGATGACTGGGATGCCGCCCTCGAGGGTGCCATCATGATGTCGCAGATTCCCGACCACGAGTTCCCTATCGAAGAGGCTCCCGCGCAAAAGCCCAAGGCCCCTGTCGACTACAGCCACCGCAGGGTTAGCTCCGATGACTGGGACGCTGCCCTCGAGGTGGCACTCATGATGTCCAACTTGCCTGAGCCAACCCACCCTGTCGCTCCCGTCAAGACCAAGGCCTCCGTTGACCGCAGCCACCGCAACGTGACTGCCGCCGACTGGGATGCCGCTCTCGAGGTCGCCATCGCCATGTCCGAACCACAGCAGGCTGCTTACGCCGAGGAGATTCCCGCTGAGTTCGGCTCCGACAATGACATCATGGCTCAGATTAGAGCACTCGAGGAGGAGAGGATGTTTGCCGAGCAGCAGGCCGACCGCGGATCCATTTTCCAGGGATCGTACCAACAGTCGCAGGAGCAGTTCCAGCCCCTTGTGCCCCAGGTCGCGCCCCTGCATCAGGAGACTTTTGTCGCGCAGGAGAACAACTACTGGTCGCCTCAGGACCAGCAACAGTACGACAGCTACCCAGCCCAGGGCCAGTATGCCGATTACTCGGCCCAGCAGACGGCCTACCCCAGCGTTTTCGTGGGCGCTGACGGTCAGATCTACCACTATCCCTCGCAGCCTGTCGAGGAGCCGCAGCCGCAacagcagccgcagcagcagcagcagccaaaggaggaggagcagcaggCCGTCGTCCAACCAGCGGGCAGCCGTGTTATGCTCAGGTATTAAGTTGAGGTGTACGCCATGAGGATGGATACTATGTGTCATGTACAAATTTCTTGATTTTCTTTAACATACCCACAACAGTTTTCTGTCTTTTACAGTCGAGGCCTGCTTGTTGAACATCACTATCACCATAAACTACCCCCGATTCGcggttttatttatttatttatttttggtTTCTGCATTTGCGAAATATTCTGTTATTTCTCCATTATAACACATTAATGgacgatgaaaaaaaaagcattacATTCTTTTTCCACTccccccttttcttttttctcaacTTACATATTAGCATTATCCCTTTTTTGAGCTTCGTGTTCATATATATATAACTAGGTTGTCACAATCTGACATGCATAAAACCAAAGAGTTTTTAGTCCCACATACACTATGTTCGCTGGCTTCATTTGCTCAAAAGCGTGTCTGTACTACAACAAAACCAAGATGACGATGGCTCTTACTAAGGCCTCCAGGTGTGGGTTCCTTTTGTTTTTACCCCTCACGACCCCCATCCTCACGAGCTCTGGATTCTAGCCCCGAGACCAGGCTGGCCTGGACTAGAAAGTGGGGTGTTTGGGGTTCCTCGGAGCAACATCGCAGCGACACGGGGCGCGAAGACGGAGAAACTTGACCGACGGGCGCTCAATGTCGGAGTTGGAGCGGGCGAGACTAGGCTCAAGAAAGCTTCTTATTTACTTGATCACCATGTTCATGTATAACACTACTACTCTTTCCCCTTTTCCCCCTTTACTCTAAACTATAATCCACTTCTATTCCCCCACTTGTGTCTTGTGTCGTTTTTCTCTTTCATTACCTCAGGAGCTTCTCTGTCCAGCTGTTTATCCTTTTGACTTATTTTCTTATAATCTTCTGGTCAAAAATAATGGCAGCTCAAGAAATCACCATTACGGGCTGGAAAACCCGCGATGTCCGGTTCCCCACATCTTTGGACAAGACGGGGTCGGATGCCATGAACGCTGCGGGTGATTACTCGTCAGCCTATTGCATCCTTGAGACAGACTCAGAGTTCTCAGGTCATGGAATGGTTAGTAGTGGCATATATCCGGTCTTCACCATCTAACTTTATCccctcttttcttctcctgcCTCTTGCTAACTCCCACACCTCTACGAAACTATAGACTTTCACCATTGGCCGTGGCAACGACATTGTCTGCGCCGCCATCAACCACGTCGCCGAGCGCATCAAGGGCCGCACCCTTTCATCTCTCGTCGCCGATTGGGGCAAGACGTGGAGGCACCTGGTCAACGACAGTCAGCTGCGGTGGATCGGGCCCGAGAAGGGCGTGATCCACCTGGCTCTCGGGGCCGTCGTCAATGCCATCTGGGACCTGTGGGCTAAGACGCTGGGCAAGCCGGTGTGGCGCATCGTGGCCGAGATGACGCCCGAGGAGTTTGTACGCTGCATCGACTTCCGGTACATCACCGATGCCGTCACCCCGGAGGAGGCCATCGCCATGCTCAAGGAGACCGAGGGCGGCAAGGCCGACAGGATCAAGGACGCCGAGAACAGCCGGGCCGTGCCGGCCTACACGACCTCGGCCGGCTGGCTGGGCTACGGCGAGGAGAAGATGCGGGCGCTGCTCGAGGAGACGCTGGCCAAGGGCTACAAGCACTTCAAGCTCAAGGTAGGCGGCAGCATTGAGCAGGACAGGAGGCGGCTGGGGATCGCGCGCGACGTGATCGGGCACGACCGGGGCAACGTGCTCATGGTGGACGCCAACCAGGTGTGGTCGGTGCCCGAGGCCATAGAGTACATGAAGGCGCTCGCCGACTTCAAGCCGTGGTTCATCGAGGAGCCGACCAGCCCCGACGACGTGTTGGGCCACAAGGCGGTCAGGGAGGCGCTCAAGCCGTACGGCATCGGCGTGGCGACGGGCGAGATGTG is from Pyricularia oryzae 70-15 chromosome 2, whole genome shotgun sequence and encodes:
- a CDS encoding L-galactonate dehydratase: MAAQEITITGWKTRDVRFPTSLDKTGSDAMNAAGDYSSAYCILETDSEFSGHGMTFTIGRGNDIVCAAINHVAERIKGRTLSSLVADWGKTWRHLVNDSQLRWIGPEKGVIHLALGAVVNAIWDLWAKTLGKPVWRIVAEMTPEEFVRCIDFRYITDAVTPEEAIAMLKETEGGKADRIKDAENSRAVPAYTTSAGWLGYGEEKMRALLEETLAKGYKHFKLKVGGSIEQDRRRLGIARDVIGHDRGNVLMVDANQVWSVPEAIEYMKALADFKPWFIEEPTSPDDVLGHKAVREALKPYGIGVATGEMCQNRVVFKQLLASGAIDVCQIDACRMGGVNEVLAVLLMARKFGVPIVPHSGGVGLPEYTQHLSTIDYVVVSGKLSLLEYVDHLHEHFLHPSVIKDGFYQTPTEPGYSVEMKPESMDRFSFPGEEGVSWWRSEEAKPILEGIKI